A genomic segment from Lutzomyia longipalpis isolate SR_M1_2022 chromosome 3, ASM2433408v1 encodes:
- the LOC129794008 gene encoding uncharacterized protein LOC129794008 produces MEKWIFLGFFVVYTSMCTASWGTPGSGQYHIQTDEGPERFFRYQTDNGQYRKEKRLQDGTVVGTDAWIDSLGYLRQKDYIADNQGYRILKSATVYVGRDSSIQDALKIAKKAPGVEGKKTYTEIYSTTPTTTISPPIQSNVIGNDYAKPETVFIRPHGDPIDYLPPVKEIHRPHPTPSHDYLPATTSKPIYGTPSTTLAPPVTDTEIPTTPVPIFPTTGRIRPAINYGPPVFHSSTPRPDFSSSLDPIGVLYSTTPPPLLPPSNDLSPPDFGFRPYIPPPIEGSTIRPDIISTTLRTIPPIYDRGAIRKYVGPLSFQYYHPNLNRDQLDRVPNAIGNGYDPQYPQYDGVNLKTSEGFRYYLPRQYHEEQNSGGDTRTGSFGYIDPFGIRRVIYYNTAPGRGFVHRKNNRYVGFNATPYDPRPIT; encoded by the exons GTCTATACGTCAATGTGTACAGCTTCCTGGGGTACACCAGGCAGTGGGCAGTACCACATTCAGACAGACGAGGGTCCAGAGAGATTCTTTCGCTATCAGACCGACAATGGCCAGTACCGCAAAGAGAAGCGTCTTCAAGACGGCACAGTAGTTG GAACGGACGCATGGATTGATTCACTTGGATACTTGAGACAAAAAGACTACATTGCAGACAATCAAGGGTATCGCATTCTCAAATCTGCAACAGTCTATGTTGGGCGCGATAGTTCAATTcaa GACGCCCTGAAGATCGCCAAGAAGGCACCAGGTGTTGAGGGAAAGAAGACCTACACGGAGATCTATTCAACAACACCAACAACAACAATTTCCCCGCCAATCCAATCAAATGTAATTGGAAATGACTACGCTAAACCCGAAACAGTCTTCATTCGTCCCCATGGAGATCCAATAGACTACCTACCGCCTGTGAAAGAAATCCATCGACCTCATCCAACTCCTTCACACGACTACCTTCCAGCAACGACGTCAAAACCAATCTACGGGACACCCTCGACAACGCTAGCTCCTCCGGTTACAGACACCGAAATCCCAACAACTCCCGTTCCCATTTTCCCCACAACAGGAAGGATACGACCAGCAATCAACTACGGACCACCTGTATTCCATTCATCAACCCCCAGACCGGACTTCTCATCAAGTTTAGATCCAATTGGTGTGCTGTATTCAACGACACCACCTCCCCTTTTACCCCCATCTAATGATCTCAGTCCACCTGATTTTGGTTTCCGACCCTACATCCCACCACCCATTGAGGGATCCACCATTAGGCCAGACATCATCAGCACAACCCTACGAACCATCCCTCCAATCTACGACAGAGGAGCCATTCGAAAGTACGTTGGACCCCTATCCTTCCAGTACTACCACCCAAATCTCAATAGGGATCAACTTGACAGGGTACCCAATGCAATCGGGAATGGGTATGATCCCCAATATCCGCAGTACGATGGGGTTAATTTGAAGACAAGTGAAGGATTCCGGTACTACCTACCCAGGCAGTACCATGAAGAACAAAATTCAGGCGGAGACACAAGAACCGGAAGTTTCGGGTACATTGATCCATTCGGTATCCGAAGGGTTATCTACTACAACACAGCTCCTGGTCGAGGATTTGTCCATCGAAAAAATAACCGATATGTTGGCTTCAATGCCACCCCATACGACCCACGACCTATCACGTAA